In Thermodesulfobacteriota bacterium, the DNA window ACGGACGGATTCGTTTTTTATCACCCAATGCACCGTGGATAGCAGTTCCAGTCCTATGGGCGACTCAAACCCCTTTACCAGTTCCGCCACCTTGTCGAAACGGGCCCTGGTTTTCGCATGATGTTCCAAAAAGGCAGTGGCATCCTGAACGGCTCCCGGAACCAGCTTGACTTGCTTGTCCGGCGCATCACCACCATCGGCGTAGCCGGACACCAAATGTCCCTCAACGGCGTTAAGTACGTGACGGAGGTTCTCGGCGTATGGGCCGTACGAACCTTTCTGAAACTTGAGCCGTAGCGATTCTCCGGTCTCCTGCATAAAATACATTAGCTTGTGAACTTCCAATAGCGTCACGAAGGGGTCGAGCAGGCCTCCAAGATAGCGATCCATCAGCCCGACCAGCGCCGCTCGCCCTGCGGTCATCTTGGGCACATCGGTCGAGTGGTTGGCTCGCGCATCGCCCAGCGCACCGCCTGGTTCGAAGACAACGACCTTCACGTCTCCGAACTTCCTTAGCGCCGCCTCTATACGTGGGCGTACCTC includes these proteins:
- a CDS encoding macro domain-containing protein, which gives rise to MITYKKGNILTEDAEALVNTVNCIGIMGRGIALQFKNTFPENYKSYATACKRNEVEPGRMFVFETGQLTNPRYIINFPTKRHWRGKSRVEDIDAGLVALAEEIRSRNIQSIALPPLGSGLGGLDWSEVRPRIEAALRKFGDVKVVVFEPGGALGDARANHSTDVPKMTAGRAALVGLMDRYLGGLLDPFVTLLEVHKLMYFMQETGESLRLKFQKGSYGPYAENLRHVLNAVEGHLVSGYADGGDAPDKQVKLVPGAVQDATAFLEHHAKTRARFDKVAELVKGFESPIGLELLSTVHWVIKNESVRSVEDVIRHTYAWNDRKRQFTPRQIALAVDVLSQKGWINRIET